One window from the genome of Pelodictyon luteolum DSM 273 encodes:
- a CDS encoding SGNH hydrolase domain-containing protein — protein MAFAKYLMFRPFSGYDSAGIIFASLAISTLSWKYIEQPFRGKRMVLPERKRLFAFAGVVMVVAVGTGGVMHLQNGILPWTRQCAPDIRFKGLVSNSPDKPILIGDTAKDGSFVVWGDSHAGSLAPALQVSGLDNGVSGYVFSAGSTLPILSVERYTSEVNDQHYKDSDVIRFDERQFNDGVFSFIQKNNIKNVFLVGAWSHYAKGKGVLLIEGNKELPSESRFERICDELKKTVELLKKEGVHVYVVLDVPAFNTNPIRFVCLEKRYPGVHYFSAWRDGVTFTADYQQFNPMFNAYALREFENVLQPISSEGRCADIIVNGGTVNYSDSNHLSFAGAAAVSSVFDEALKNNE, from the coding sequence GTGGCCTTTGCCAAGTATCTGATGTTCCGACCATTCAGCGGGTATGACAGTGCCGGGATTATTTTTGCATCCTTGGCCATCTCAACCCTTTCGTGGAAATACATTGAGCAGCCGTTCAGGGGCAAGCGGATGGTGTTGCCGGAAAGAAAGCGGTTGTTTGCATTCGCAGGTGTTGTGATGGTTGTTGCTGTTGGAACGGGAGGCGTTATGCACCTGCAAAACGGGATATTGCCGTGGACTCGACAGTGTGCGCCAGATATACGTTTCAAGGGTCTTGTAAGCAATAGTCCTGATAAACCCATACTGATAGGCGATACAGCCAAGGATGGGAGTTTTGTCGTGTGGGGTGATTCACACGCAGGTTCATTGGCTCCGGCTTTACAGGTATCAGGGCTTGATAATGGGGTATCAGGGTATGTTTTTTCAGCAGGAAGCACACTTCCTATATTATCGGTCGAGCGTTATACAAGCGAGGTAAATGATCAACATTATAAAGACAGCGATGTAATTAGGTTTGATGAACGCCAGTTTAATGACGGGGTTTTCTCGTTTATACAAAAAAACAATATCAAAAATGTCTTTCTTGTCGGTGCATGGTCTCATTATGCCAAAGGAAAAGGCGTTTTATTAATTGAAGGCAATAAGGAACTTCCCTCTGAAAGCCGGTTTGAAAGGATCTGCGATGAATTAAAGAAAACGGTTGAGTTGCTTAAGAAAGAAGGCGTGCATGTGTATGTCGTTTTGGATGTGCCAGCATTTAATACCAATCCGATACGCTTTGTGTGCCTTGAAAAGAGGTATCCAGGCGTTCACTATTTTTCAGCATGGCGCGATGGAGTTACCTTTACAGCGGATTATCAGCAGTTTAATCCAATGTTTAACGCTTATGCTCTTCGTGAATTTGAAAATGTCCTGCAGCCGATTAGTAGTGAGGGTCGTTGCGCAGATATCATTGTGAATGGCGGAACAGTAAATTACAGTGACTCCAATCATCTTTCGTTTGCAGGCGCTGCAGCTGTAAGCTCTGTTTTTGATGAAGCCCTGAAGAATAATGAATAG
- the fcl gene encoding GDP-L-fucose synthase — MSVKLYVAGHRGMVGGAIVRHLLALGVPSSSIITRTHAELDLTNQAAVQDFFSTEKPDQVYLAAAKVGGIHANNTYPAEFIYQNLMVECNVIDAAYRNGVEKLLFLGSSCIYPKQAPQPMRENALLTGVLEPTNEPYAIAKIAGIKLCESYNRQYGTDYRSVMPTNLYGPGDNYHPENSHVIPALIRRFHEATVGNAPTVTIWGSGTPRREFLYVDDMAAASVHVMNLDKAVYEEHTSPMLSHINVGYGEDLTIRELAEAVVVTTGFKGEIAFDATKPDGTPRKLMDSTRLNKLGWRAKTTLHEGLNLAYQDFLQHHAE, encoded by the coding sequence TTGAGTGTGAAACTATATGTAGCTGGCCATCGCGGCATGGTAGGGGGCGCCATTGTCCGCCATCTGCTTGCCTTAGGCGTTCCTTCGTCTTCCATCATTACGCGAACGCATGCTGAGCTCGACTTGACCAACCAGGCGGCCGTTCAAGATTTTTTCTCTACCGAAAAACCTGATCAAGTCTACCTTGCCGCCGCGAAAGTCGGCGGCATCCATGCCAACAACACCTACCCGGCCGAGTTCATCTACCAGAACCTGATGGTCGAGTGCAATGTGATTGATGCCGCATACCGGAACGGGGTGGAGAAGCTCCTCTTCCTCGGCTCCAGCTGCATCTACCCGAAACAGGCACCGCAGCCCATGCGGGAGAATGCACTCCTCACCGGAGTGCTTGAGCCGACGAACGAACCCTACGCCATAGCTAAAATCGCCGGCATCAAGCTCTGTGAGAGCTATAACCGGCAGTACGGCACTGATTACCGTAGCGTGATGCCGACGAACCTTTACGGCCCCGGTGACAATTACCACCCCGAGAACAGCCACGTCATCCCCGCACTCATCCGGCGGTTCCATGAGGCAACGGTTGGTAATGCTCCCACTGTCACCATATGGGGGAGCGGCACACCGAGGAGGGAGTTCCTCTATGTCGATGACATGGCAGCAGCATCAGTGCATGTCATGAACCTCGATAAAGCGGTGTACGAAGAGCACACTTCACCCATGCTCAGCCACATCAATGTCGGCTATGGTGAGGATCTTACCATCAGGGAACTGGCAGAGGCTGTGGTCGTTACGACCGGGTTCAAAGGCGAGATAGCATTCGACGCCACCAAGCCGGATGGTACCCCACGAAAACTTATGGACAGCACCAGACTCAATAAGCTTGGTTGGAGGGCAAAGACAACCCTTCATGAAGGCCTGAACCTAGCGTATCAGGACTTTCTCCAGCATCACGCAGAATAA
- the gmd gene encoding GDP-mannose 4,6-dehydratase, with the protein MKKALITGITGQDGSYLAELLLEKGYEVHGIKRRSSSLNTERIDHLYQDPHSNHRNLFLHYGDLSDSSNLTRLIAEIKPDEVYNLAAQSHVAVSFESPEYTADVDALGTLRLLEAIRFLGMEKTCRFYQASTSELYGLVQEIPQRETTPFYPRSPYAVAKLYAYWITVNYREAYGMYACNGILFNHESPRRGETFVTRKITRALANISQGLEECLYMGNLDAKRDWGHAKDYVRMQWMMLQQEEPKDYVIATGVQYSVREFIEKASAKLGVSIRWEGEGKEEVGIVEAVSMTESTLRTGSTIVRIDPRYFRPAEVETLLGDPGKAKADLGWIPQIALDEMIAEMVAHDLDQARRHALLRRSGYAVSVSREA; encoded by the coding sequence ATGAAGAAAGCACTCATCACCGGCATTACCGGCCAGGACGGCTCCTACCTTGCGGAACTCCTCCTTGAAAAAGGTTACGAGGTCCACGGCATCAAACGCCGCTCCTCATCGCTCAACACCGAGCGGATAGACCACCTCTACCAGGACCCGCACAGCAACCACCGGAACCTGTTCCTCCATTACGGTGACCTCTCCGACAGCAGCAACCTTACCCGACTCATAGCAGAAATCAAACCCGATGAGGTCTACAACCTCGCCGCACAGAGCCATGTAGCGGTCAGTTTCGAATCCCCGGAGTACACCGCTGATGTCGATGCGCTTGGAACGCTCCGTCTGCTTGAAGCCATACGGTTCCTCGGTATGGAGAAAACCTGCCGGTTCTATCAGGCAAGCACCAGTGAACTCTACGGCCTCGTGCAGGAGATCCCCCAGCGGGAAACCACTCCGTTCTACCCCCGTAGCCCCTACGCTGTAGCAAAACTATACGCCTACTGGATTACCGTCAACTACCGTGAAGCATACGGCATGTACGCCTGCAACGGGATCCTCTTCAACCATGAATCCCCAAGAAGGGGTGAGACCTTCGTCACAAGAAAAATTACCCGAGCCCTCGCCAACATCAGCCAGGGGCTGGAAGAGTGCCTCTACATGGGTAATCTCGATGCCAAAAGAGACTGGGGGCATGCAAAGGACTATGTGCGGATGCAGTGGATGATGCTCCAGCAGGAGGAGCCGAAAGACTATGTGATAGCAACAGGGGTGCAGTACAGCGTGCGGGAGTTTATCGAGAAGGCCTCAGCAAAGCTCGGTGTCTCCATCCGCTGGGAAGGGGAGGGGAAAGAAGAGGTTGGTATCGTTGAGGCGGTGAGCATGACAGAATCCACACTCCGCACCGGATCAACGATTGTGCGTATTGATCCCCGGTACTTCCGTCCTGCTGAAGTTGAGACCTTGCTCGGTGATCCGGGTAAAGCAAAAGCTGATCTCGGGTGGATACCGCAGATCGCGCTTGACGAGATGATCGCCGAGATGGTGGCGCATGACCTTGATCAGGCGAGGCGGCATGCGTTATTGCGGCGTAGCGGGTATGCGGTTTCTGTCAGCAGGGAGGCATAG
- a CDS encoding acyltransferase family protein, protein MPLKYRPDIDGLRAIAVLAVLFFHTGVPGFSGGFVGVDIFFVISGFLITSIILKDIKEEKFSIARFYERRIRRIFPALFPVIAFTLVVGAFIFDATAFKELGQSITATTIFSSNILFWLKAGYFDTASLQKPLLHTWSLAVEEQFYIFFPLALVFINRFLNGRYLRWIIVASTLSLVASIYGVYHYPSPTFYLVHTRAWELLLGSILALGVLPSPTSSFLRNILSIAGLGLIVYSVGFYTEATLFPGYNAIAPVMGAWLIIYSNRGGGYGNRQQSAFSKAFGVHRSHLIFPLPLALASRGLCQVSDVPTIQRV, encoded by the coding sequence ATGCCCTTAAAATACCGCCCCGACATTGACGGCCTGCGTGCCATAGCCGTGCTTGCCGTCCTCTTTTTCCATACTGGCGTTCCCGGGTTTTCCGGCGGGTTCGTTGGAGTCGACATCTTTTTCGTCATTTCCGGATTTCTCATCACCTCGATTATCCTGAAGGATATCAAAGAAGAGAAGTTCTCCATCGCACGCTTCTATGAACGGCGCATCAGAAGGATTTTTCCGGCACTGTTCCCTGTCATTGCCTTTACGCTCGTTGTCGGAGCATTTATTTTTGACGCAACAGCGTTCAAAGAGTTGGGGCAGAGTATCACCGCAACCACCATCTTCTCATCCAATATCCTCTTTTGGCTTAAGGCCGGGTACTTTGACACGGCATCACTGCAGAAACCGTTGCTTCATACATGGTCTCTTGCCGTCGAAGAGCAGTTCTATATCTTCTTTCCACTTGCTCTGGTCTTTATCAATCGGTTCTTGAATGGCCGATATCTTCGCTGGATTATCGTTGCCAGCACGCTGTCGCTCGTGGCAAGCATATATGGGGTGTATCACTATCCTTCTCCAACATTCTATCTTGTGCATACCCGTGCATGGGAACTCTTGTTAGGCTCGATACTTGCATTGGGAGTTCTCCCCAGTCCGACTTCATCCTTTTTGAGGAATATCTTATCCATAGCTGGCCTTGGTCTCATTGTGTATAGTGTGGGTTTTTATACAGAGGCCACTCTCTTCCCGGGATATAACGCAATCGCTCCCGTAATGGGTGCATGGTTGATTATCTATAGCAACAGGGGGGGGGGGTACGGCAATCGTCAACAAAGTGCTTTCAGCAAAGCCTTTGGTGTTCATCGGTCTCATCTCATATTCCCTCTACCTTTGGCACTGGCCTCTCGTGGCCTTTGCCAAGTATCTGATGTTCCGACCATTCAGCGGGTATGA
- a CDS encoding class I SAM-dependent methyltransferase, which translates to MNKQVDAAHYDWSKYVHKKRWLSIWHQLDEVLAHNPETVLELGPGPGVFKALAETFGVNIKTLDIDPELNPDYIGSVLAMPFEDESYSVVCAFQMLEHLPYESSLIAFSEMVRVARNNVVISLPDASPVYRLWFHVPRWGEFTYHIPYFWRSPQPHVFDGEHYWEINKKDYALSRILEDFSVIVGSKFSIEKTYRVQENPYHRFFVFSRQPRV; encoded by the coding sequence ATGAATAAGCAAGTTGATGCTGCACATTATGATTGGTCTAAGTATGTGCATAAAAAAAGGTGGCTTTCAATATGGCATCAACTTGATGAAGTACTAGCACATAACCCCGAAACAGTATTGGAGTTGGGCCCAGGGCCGGGGGTGTTTAAGGCGTTGGCCGAAACATTTGGGGTTAATATCAAAACACTTGATATTGATCCGGAGCTCAATCCTGACTACATCGGTTCTGTTCTTGCTATGCCGTTTGAGGATGAATCGTATTCAGTTGTCTGCGCATTTCAAATGCTTGAGCACTTGCCTTACGAATCGAGCCTTATAGCCTTTTCGGAGATGGTTCGAGTTGCAAGGAACAATGTTGTTATAAGCTTGCCGGACGCATCACCTGTATATAGATTATGGTTTCATGTCCCTAGGTGGGGCGAGTTTACTTATCACATCCCGTATTTCTGGCGCTCCCCTCAGCCGCATGTTTTTGATGGTGAGCATTACTGGGAGATTAATAAGAAAGATTACGCGTTGAGTCGCATTCTTGAAGACTTCTCAGTAATAGTGGGCTCAAAATTTTCTATCGAGAAAACATATCGAGTCCAAGAAAACCCATATCATAGGTTTTTTGTCTTTTCTCGTCAGCCTAGGGTTTAA
- a CDS encoding oligosaccharide flippase family protein, with protein MTFADVLGVTDRLRKSSFVKNVAVVAGGTAGAQALGMLFAPFITRLYGPEAYGVLGVFMAFTGILVPVGALMYPIAIVLPKDDADARGIGQLSVLIALVISFIIGIVLILADDLLLPLVGGGEAIRDYLLLVPVAVFFGAVLQVYSQWVIRKKQFKLTARANILQTLFLNSATVGVGLYKPIAGVLIARAILSSLVYSTLLGLGIRGAGGEKRFAVFQFDIAHLKALARQYYDFPLYRAPQVFINAFSQSLPVLMLASFFSPAAAGFYALGKSVLGLPSQLIGSSVTDVLYPRLVEAKNNAEDLSELLIRATKGMISVGLIPFGTVVLAGPWIFGVVFGDKWVVAGAYAQWLSLMSYFFFIARPAVIAIPILHMQGMLLAFEVLSILLRVLGLAWGYYFYSSDLYAVVGFSVAGVMIYIMLIAMVYLKSLKLFTER; from the coding sequence ATGACATTCGCCGATGTACTTGGCGTGACAGATCGTCTGAGGAAAAGCAGTTTTGTAAAAAATGTTGCCGTTGTGGCAGGTGGAACAGCTGGGGCCCAGGCATTGGGGATGCTGTTCGCTCCTTTCATTACGCGTTTGTACGGGCCGGAAGCGTATGGAGTACTTGGGGTGTTTATGGCTTTTACGGGTATTTTAGTACCAGTCGGTGCACTGATGTATCCGATTGCCATTGTACTTCCTAAAGATGACGCTGATGCGCGTGGAATTGGTCAACTGTCAGTTCTGATTGCGCTGGTGATTTCCTTTATCATCGGAATTGTTCTGATTCTCGCTGATGATCTGCTTCTGCCCCTTGTTGGCGGTGGTGAGGCAATCCGTGATTATCTGCTCCTTGTTCCAGTAGCTGTGTTTTTTGGAGCAGTGTTGCAGGTGTATAGTCAGTGGGTGATAAGAAAAAAACAGTTCAAGCTGACCGCGAGGGCAAATATTCTTCAGACGCTGTTCTTGAATTCGGCGACAGTTGGAGTTGGGCTCTATAAACCCATAGCAGGGGTTCTGATTGCAAGAGCCATTTTGAGTAGCCTTGTGTACAGTACATTGCTGGGACTAGGAATCCGTGGAGCAGGAGGAGAGAAGAGATTTGCTGTATTTCAGTTTGATATAGCTCATCTAAAAGCGCTTGCTCGGCAGTATTATGATTTCCCCCTCTACCGCGCCCCACAGGTTTTTATTAATGCCTTTTCGCAGTCGCTTCCGGTTCTCATGCTTGCATCGTTTTTCAGCCCCGCTGCAGCTGGGTTCTATGCGCTTGGGAAATCAGTGCTAGGCTTGCCTTCGCAATTGATAGGCAGCTCTGTAACAGATGTATTGTATCCAAGGCTTGTAGAAGCAAAAAATAATGCTGAGGATTTATCGGAATTATTGATACGGGCAACAAAGGGAATGATAAGTGTCGGCTTAATCCCTTTTGGGACTGTTGTGTTGGCTGGCCCTTGGATATTTGGAGTTGTTTTTGGCGATAAATGGGTTGTTGCAGGGGCGTATGCGCAGTGGTTATCGTTGATGAGTTATTTTTTTTTTATTGCACGGCCAGCTGTGATTGCAATACCTATTCTTCATATGCAGGGCATGTTATTGGCGTTTGAAGTTCTCAGTATTCTATTAAGAGTCTTAGGCCTTGCGTGGGGGTATTACTTTTATTCTAGCGATTTGTATGCTGTTGTGGGCTTTTCGGTTGCAGGGGTTATGATATATATCATGTTAATTGCTATGGTTTATTTGAAGTCTTTAAAGTTATTTACAGAGCGATGA
- a CDS encoding ATP-dependent nuclease, which produces MYTLSRISISNFRSCQQVDFALAAFTPFVGYNNAGKSNLLAAIRWFIAPFALEAADFNQLSLPVVVEGEINGITASLLDRLDVKHRSRIEPLLMDGGLLRFRRELSSPGAASTAVLSIWNVSAGDSGEWVINPTGIAAALKALFPEPVVIGAMEDAAEDSSKVKSSNTIGKLLAEFSVALEDAHSGQLATVLADLRSSFNANGGSRSVTLQRFDEEATSVLRDYFPGVALHLEIPVPEMGALLKGATVKVSEAGGEARDFSCLGHGAQRSIQMSMIQYLAEVRERAVGSGSEPGQRLLIIDEPELFLHPQAIEQVREALKRLSRNGCQVLFTTHSPLMIDRESVPNTRLVRKGSSTTVASTLETVLQRYVNDDGSRLQTLLDLKNAKEWLFADRALLVEGITETRVLPVLVQAVTGKSLGSRSVALVQVDGGAAVSDCMNVLGAMGMTCFAIADLDYVLDKAPSSGMIAKDDPLLLRMLEEFRQLAEQDERVRLDNGRPCRDKERKDSLKPSAAVTLWATTVGRDTADAMRGALRSQEVWLWPSGDIEHHLGLPGKKGPAQAKFVNDIEDRGWRAVVSDIEAVEELASWLEAVCA; this is translated from the coding sequence ATGTACACCCTCTCCCGCATTTCCATTTCCAACTTCCGGTCCTGCCAGCAGGTTGACTTTGCATTAGCTGCGTTTACTCCTTTTGTGGGGTATAACAATGCTGGGAAGAGCAATTTGCTGGCGGCTATTCGGTGGTTCATCGCTCCTTTTGCTCTTGAAGCAGCTGATTTCAATCAGCTCAGTCTGCCTGTTGTTGTTGAAGGAGAGATAAACGGGATTACTGCAAGTCTTCTTGATAGGCTGGATGTAAAGCATCGTAGCCGGATTGAACCACTCTTGATGGATGGTGGCTTACTGCGCTTCCGTCGTGAACTGTCGTCTCCTGGTGCTGCAAGTACGGCAGTGCTTTCTATATGGAATGTTTCAGCTGGGGACAGCGGGGAATGGGTTATCAATCCTACCGGTATTGCTGCAGCGCTGAAGGCGCTGTTTCCTGAGCCAGTCGTTATTGGTGCGATGGAGGATGCTGCTGAGGATTCGAGCAAGGTGAAGTCGAGCAATACGATCGGTAAACTGCTTGCAGAGTTTTCGGTTGCGCTTGAAGATGCTCACTCCGGTCAGCTGGCAACGGTTCTTGCTGATTTGCGTTCGAGTTTCAATGCTAATGGGGGTAGTCGTTCTGTTACGCTGCAGCGATTTGATGAAGAGGCTACCTCAGTCCTTCGTGATTATTTCCCCGGTGTGGCGTTGCACCTTGAAATCCCAGTGCCTGAAATGGGTGCGTTGCTTAAGGGTGCCACCGTTAAGGTCAGTGAGGCTGGTGGTGAGGCTCGTGATTTTTCATGTCTCGGTCATGGTGCGCAGCGAAGCATTCAGATGTCCATGATCCAGTATCTGGCTGAAGTCCGTGAGAGGGCAGTGGGTTCAGGGTCTGAGCCTGGTCAACGGTTGTTGATTATCGACGAACCGGAACTGTTCCTCCATCCGCAGGCAATCGAACAGGTTCGCGAGGCGTTGAAAAGGTTGTCACGCAATGGGTGTCAGGTGCTGTTTACCACGCATTCACCGCTCATGATTGATCGTGAGTCGGTACCCAATACCAGGTTGGTTCGCAAGGGATCCTCTACTACTGTTGCCTCAACCCTTGAGACTGTGTTGCAGCGTTATGTCAATGATGATGGCAGTCGTCTGCAGACATTGCTCGATTTGAAGAACGCCAAGGAGTGGTTGTTTGCGGATCGTGCGCTGCTTGTAGAGGGGATTACGGAAACCCGTGTGTTGCCAGTCTTGGTTCAGGCCGTGACCGGTAAAAGCCTCGGTTCCAGAAGTGTTGCTTTGGTGCAGGTGGATGGCGGTGCAGCTGTTTCAGATTGCATGAATGTGCTGGGTGCTATGGGCATGACCTGTTTTGCGATTGCTGACCTTGACTATGTGCTCGACAAGGCGCCTTCCTCCGGAATGATTGCAAAGGATGATCCTTTGCTGTTGCGTATGCTTGAAGAGTTCAGGCAACTGGCTGAGCAGGATGAACGGGTGCGTCTTGATAACGGCAGACCATGTCGGGATAAGGAGCGGAAGGATAGTCTGAAACCTTCAGCAGCGGTAACGCTCTGGGCAACAACGGTTGGACGAGATACGGCGGACGCAATGCGGGGCGCGCTGCGTTCACAAGAAGTATGGCTGTGGCCATCTGGAGATATTGAACACCATCTTGGACTGCCTGGCAAGAAGGGACCGGCGCAGGCGAAATTCGTGAACGATATTGAAGATCGCGGTTGGCGTGCAGTGGTTTCGGATATAGAGGCCGTTGAAGAACTTGCTTCGTGGTTGGAGGCGGTTTGTGCGTGA
- a CDS encoding glycosyltransferase family 4 protein produces MKVLHLVAGELTGGAARGAYWLHRGLREIGVDSHVLTNGRETYGDPSVTSLCKSGADKVRIALSNRMANLPIHLYRKRQGLIYNTGVNGIDITRHPLYESADIIHLHWINGLVSMHSLRKVKKPLIWTMRDMWPMTGGCHYAMECDRYKTGCGKCPQLGSTHEWDLSALVVQYKRKCLPANIKFVGISEWLSSCAAQSSVFRGHDVRTISNNIDTSQFAPVEKGAARRLLGLDTGKKIVLVGANNISGFYKGFGLFCEALRYVNTGDLHLLVFGRSEKKVLDELCIEFTELGRLTDTVALRLAYSAADVFVAPSRMDAFGKTLVESMSCGTPVVCFDATGPKDIVQHNITGYKAAAFDPVDLATGIRWVLDRSSDGYRELCDASRSRAIEQFDSIVSARQYQNLYQSL; encoded by the coding sequence GTGAAGGTATTGCATCTTGTCGCTGGGGAACTGACCGGTGGAGCTGCCCGTGGTGCATACTGGCTGCATCGGGGCTTGAGAGAAATCGGAGTCGATTCCCATGTGCTTACTAATGGTCGGGAGACCTATGGCGACCCCTCCGTTACCTCCTTGTGCAAGTCAGGAGCTGATAAAGTCCGCATTGCGCTGTCAAATCGCATGGCGAATCTTCCTATTCACCTCTATCGTAAACGCCAGGGACTGATTTACAATACTGGTGTCAATGGTATCGATATCACCAGGCATCCGCTATACGAAAGTGCTGATATCATCCACCTGCACTGGATCAATGGGTTGGTGAGCATGCATTCGCTGAGGAAGGTCAAGAAGCCCTTGATCTGGACGATGCGCGACATGTGGCCGATGACGGGGGGCTGCCATTATGCCATGGAGTGTGACCGATACAAGACAGGATGCGGAAAATGTCCTCAACTTGGTAGCACTCATGAGTGGGATCTTTCTGCATTGGTAGTGCAGTACAAGAGAAAATGTCTTCCTGCAAACATCAAGTTCGTAGGAATCAGCGAATGGCTGAGTTCATGTGCGGCACAGTCCAGCGTGTTTCGAGGCCATGATGTCAGGACAATCAGCAACAACATCGATACCAGTCAGTTTGCTCCTGTCGAGAAGGGGGCGGCTAGGCGTTTACTGGGGTTGGATACCGGGAAGAAGATTGTGCTGGTAGGTGCAAATAATATCAGTGGTTTTTACAAAGGCTTTGGCCTGTTTTGTGAAGCACTGCGTTATGTAAATACGGGTGATCTTCACCTGCTGGTATTTGGTCGCTCTGAAAAGAAGGTATTGGACGAACTCTGTATTGAGTTCACGGAACTAGGTCGGTTGACCGATACGGTTGCTCTTCGTCTGGCATATTCAGCGGCGGATGTCTTTGTGGCGCCCTCCCGAATGGATGCCTTTGGCAAGACCTTGGTAGAGTCCATGTCATGCGGTACCCCGGTTGTCTGTTTCGATGCTACTGGCCCCAAGGATATCGTGCAACATAACATTACCGGGTACAAAGCTGCGGCTTTTGATCCCGTTGATCTTGCCACTGGCATCAGATGGGTGCTAGATCGTTCATCAGATGGGTATCGGGAGCTATGTGATGCATCTCGAAGCAGGGCTATTGAGCAGTTTGACTCAATTGTGAGTGCGCGACAGTATCAGAATTTGTATCAAAGTCTTTGA